One Mycobacterium kubicae genomic window carries:
- a CDS encoding MCE family protein, giving the protein MKKITATAVKFSTAVLTLIAVTVIIVVVFAQLRFNKTSSYTAEFSTASGLRAGQFVRASGVEIGKVSSVRITEGGHRVRVDFEVDRSVPLYQSTTASIRYADLLGQRYVELKRGDGEGMDRVLPPGGFIPLSRTEPALDLDALIGGFKPVFRALDPDKVNTIATAIVTVFQGQGGTINDILDQTAQLTAQIAGRDQAIGEVISNLNVVLETTVKHRKEFDQTIDNVDKLITGLSNQADPLAANVAHIGNVAGTLADLLSDNRPLLQKAVGYVQNTLQPLIDRLDYVDGVLRDAPQSAKRVAGIGGLYGDFFNFYACDVTLKVDGLQPGGPVRTVKLWSQPTGRCTPK; this is encoded by the coding sequence ATGAAAAAAATCACCGCTACGGCAGTGAAGTTTAGTACTGCCGTATTAACTTTAATTGCCGTGACGGTCATCATTGTCGTGGTGTTCGCCCAGTTGCGCTTTAACAAGACCTCCAGCTACACGGCCGAATTCAGTACTGCGAGCGGCTTGCGCGCCGGCCAGTTTGTCCGTGCCTCCGGGGTGGAGATCGGCAAAGTAAGCAGCGTACGGATCACGGAGGGCGGTCATCGGGTGCGTGTGGACTTCGAAGTAGACCGTTCGGTGCCGCTTTATCAGTCGACGACCGCGTCCATTCGCTATGCCGACCTACTTGGGCAGCGCTACGTAGAACTTAAGCGCGGCGACGGTGAAGGGATGGATCGGGTGTTGCCGCCGGGTGGGTTTATCCCGCTGTCACGTACGGAGCCAGCCCTGGATTTAGATGCACTGATCGGTGGTTTCAAGCCGGTGTTTCGCGCGCTCGATCCCGACAAAGTCAATACGATTGCGACCGCGATCGTCACTGTGTTTCAGGGCCAAGGTGGCACGATCAACGATATCTTGGACCAGACGGCGCAACTAACCGCGCAGATCGCTGGACGTGACCAGGCAATCGGTGAAGTCATCTCAAACCTTAACGTCGTGCTAGAGACCACGGTCAAGCATCGCAAGGAATTCGACCAAACGATCGACAACGTCGATAAGTTGATCACCGGGTTGAGCAATCAAGCCGATCCGCTCGCGGCCAATGTCGCGCACATCGGTAATGTGGCCGGCACGCTGGCGGATCTGTTGTCAGACAATCGGCCACTGCTGCAGAAGGCCGTTGGCTATGTGCAGAATACCCTCCAACCGCTAATTGACCGGCTCGACTACGTCGACGGGGTGTTACGGGACGCCCCACAATCTGCGAAGCGTGTCGCGGGTATCGGGGGGCTTTATGGCGACTTCTTCAATTTCTACGCGTGCGACGTCACGCTGAAGGTTGATGGCCTGCAGCCTGGCGGGCCCGTCCGTACCGTGAAGCTTTGGAGTCAGCCGACGGGGAGGTGCACTCCGAAGTGA
- a CDS encoding MCE family protein — protein sequence MATTSKRLRRLISVRKLAGLALWLITAVVLIVVWVQFRGGFTPKITLTALASRSGLVLDRGAKVTYNGVEIGRVGSISEVERDGKPAAKLLLEIAPKYAGLIALNVNAEITATTVFGNKYVSLSSPKQPVARKVTPADIIVVRSETTEFNTLFETVMQISEKVDPVKVNLTLSAVAAALNGQGDKFGASIINGNTILDDINPQMPQIRHDIQRLADLADIYGDASPDLWSALDNAVTTARTFNQQKKDLDAALLAAVGVGNTGADIIDQSRSDLQHAVSDLVPVTQLLDTYSPELYCLFHHGANVLPKVTDGESGNGYSVRLTGTILGGTNAYVYPDNLPRVNAHGGPGGKPGCWKTITRDLWPAPYLVTDSGSSIAPYTHFGIPQPQANEYVWGRQWGENTINP from the coding sequence ATGGCAACCACAAGCAAGCGGCTACGGCGACTTATTTCGGTCCGAAAGTTAGCGGGGCTGGCTTTGTGGCTCATCACCGCGGTCGTGCTGATCGTCGTCTGGGTCCAGTTCCGGGGTGGCTTCACACCCAAGATAACCTTAACAGCATTGGCTAGCCGGTCGGGTTTGGTCTTGGATCGGGGGGCGAAAGTCACTTACAACGGGGTGGAGATCGGCCGGGTGGGCAGCATCAGCGAGGTGGAGCGTGACGGAAAGCCGGCGGCCAAGCTGCTGCTGGAAATTGCGCCAAAATACGCCGGGCTGATCGCGCTAAACGTAAATGCCGAAATTACAGCCACCACGGTGTTTGGCAACAAGTACGTGTCGTTGAGTTCGCCCAAACAACCTGTGGCCCGGAAGGTTACACCGGCTGACATAATTGTGGTGAGGTCGGAAACAACGGAGTTTAACACGTTGTTCGAGACGGTCATGCAGATTTCAGAGAAGGTGGATCCGGTCAAGGTGAACTTAACGCTTTCGGCGGTGGCTGCAGCGTTAAATGGGCAAGGCGATAAATTCGGGGCTTCGATCATCAATGGAAACACCATACTCGATGACATCAACCCGCAGATGCCTCAAATCCGCCATGATATTCAACGGTTGGCGGATTTAGCCGATATCTACGGGGATGCCTCGCCGGATCTTTGGAGCGCCCTCGATAACGCAGTCACCACGGCGCGTACCTTCAACCAGCAAAAGAAGGATCTGGACGCCGCACTCTTGGCCGCGGTGGGGGTTGGAAACACCGGTGCCGACATCATTGACCAGAGCAGATCGGACCTGCAGCATGCGGTCAGCGACCTGGTGCCGGTGACTCAACTGCTTGACACCTACAGTCCGGAGCTTTACTGCCTTTTTCACCATGGCGCTAATGTGCTACCGAAAGTGACGGATGGGGAGAGCGGCAACGGTTACTCGGTAAGGTTAACAGGCACGATCTTGGGAGGAACAAATGCGTACGTCTATCCTGACAACTTGCCGCGAGTGAATGCTCACGGCGGACCGGGCGGGAAACCGGGATGCTGGAAGACCATTACCCGCGATCTGTGGCCTGCTCCGTACTTGGTAACGGATAGCGGTTCCAGCATCGCGCCATACACCCACTTTGGAATCCCGCAACCGCAGGCCAATGAATACGTGTGGGGCCGCCAGTGGGGGGAGAACACGATCAACCCATGA
- a CDS encoding ABC transporter permease: MFVGEVLRYLGFTLKNYRKEVLRLIAEIGMGTGAMAAVGGTVAIIGFVTLSAGSLIAIQGFASLGNIGVEAFTGFFAALANVRVVAPIVTGTALAATVGAGATAQLGAMRISEEIDALEVMGIKSVSYLVSTRVIGAFIVTIPLYSVAVLLSFFSAQLVTTLFYAQSIGTYDHYFNTFLRVNDFWYSLAETVAISAVVMLNHCYYGYNASGGPVGVGVAVGRSMRASLIAIVMVVLMASLAIYGVNPNFNLTV; encoded by the coding sequence CTGTTCGTCGGCGAAGTGCTCCGTTATCTCGGGTTTACCCTAAAGAATTACCGAAAGGAAGTCTTGCGCCTGATCGCCGAGATCGGCATGGGCACTGGCGCAATGGCCGCCGTCGGCGGCACGGTGGCGATCATCGGCTTTGTGACGCTATCGGCCGGTTCGCTGATTGCGATTCAAGGGTTCGCCTCGCTAGGCAATATCGGCGTTGAGGCGTTCACCGGTTTCTTCGCCGCGCTAGCGAATGTGCGTGTGGTGGCGCCAATCGTAACTGGCACTGCTTTAGCCGCGACCGTCGGGGCCGGTGCTACAGCGCAATTGGGCGCCATGCGGATCAGCGAGGAGATTGATGCGCTTGAGGTGATGGGAATCAAATCAGTTTCGTATTTGGTATCTACCCGAGTTATTGGCGCCTTCATCGTCACTATCCCACTATATTCGGTCGCGGTCCTCCTCTCGTTCTTTTCCGCCCAGCTGGTGACAACTTTGTTCTATGCGCAATCAATCGGAACGTATGACCATTACTTCAACACTTTCCTGAGGGTTAACGACTTCTGGTACTCTCTTGCGGAGACGGTCGCCATTTCGGCAGTCGTGATGTTGAACCACTGCTACTACGGATACAACGCCAGCGGCGGTCCGGTTGGAGTCGGCGTGGCAGTCGGGAGATCGATGCGCGCATCGCTAATCGCCATCGTAATGGTCGTGCTAATGGCTTCGTTAGCGATTTACGGCGTCAACCCCAACTTCAATCTCACGGTGTAA
- a CDS encoding MlaE family ABC transporter permease: MCVLTGKALARPFQWREFILQGWFLLGVSFLPTVMVAIPLTVLIIFTLNILLAEFGAADVSGAGAALGAVTQLGPLVTVLVVAGAGSTAICADLGARTIREEIDAMEVLGIDPIHRLVVPRVVASTIVALLLNGAVISIGLVGGFLFGVYIQNVSAGAYVSTLTLITGLPEVLISIVKATLFGLIAGLVGCYRGLTAGGGAKGVGTAVNETLVLAVVALFAVNVVLTTIGVRFGTGR, from the coding sequence ATGTGTGTGCTAACCGGCAAGGCGCTTGCACGTCCGTTCCAATGGCGCGAATTCATCCTACAGGGTTGGTTTCTACTCGGTGTGTCGTTCCTGCCAACCGTTATGGTCGCAATTCCGCTCACCGTGCTAATCATCTTTACGCTGAATATCTTATTGGCCGAATTTGGGGCCGCCGACGTCTCCGGCGCTGGGGCTGCGCTCGGCGCCGTCACTCAACTGGGCCCCCTTGTGACGGTGCTCGTGGTCGCTGGCGCAGGTTCTACTGCGATTTGTGCGGATTTGGGCGCTAGGACTATTCGCGAGGAGATCGATGCGATGGAGGTGTTGGGCATCGACCCGATTCATCGACTGGTAGTTCCCAGGGTGGTTGCATCGACCATTGTAGCCCTGCTGCTCAATGGCGCGGTGATCAGTATCGGGCTGGTCGGCGGGTTCTTGTTCGGTGTGTATATCCAGAATGTTTCGGCCGGCGCATACGTTTCGACCCTAACCTTGATTACTGGATTGCCCGAGGTGCTGATCTCGATTGTGAAGGCCACCTTATTCGGGCTTATTGCCGGGCTGGTGGGTTGCTACCGCGGGTTGACAGCCGGCGGGGGAGCCAAAGGGGTGGGCACAGCAGTCAACGAAACGTTGGTTCTTGCGGTGGTCGCATTATTTGCGGTCAACGTGGTGCTGACTACCATTGGTGTGCGGTTCGGAACGGGGCGTTGA
- a CDS encoding tyrosine-type recombinase/integrase — MPFGDRESWTLVDQDAVVVEPVEAFLSHLHAIERSPNTVKAYAHDLRDWFEFLDRGGLVWSRVRLEEVGRFVAWLRLPAAGRVGNVSALPTAESMCSEATVNRKLSAISAFYEFHQRHGVDLGDLLTTWQRHKGHGGSWRPLLAHLGSRPERSRRIRLRAQRRIPDTLDTELVAAIVAACDRLRDRFLFSLLAASGLRVGEALGLRHSDIDAAARLVTVVPRVNTNRARAKGGGRQVPVPGAVIRLYADYLHGEYGELDSDYVFVNLWSGPIGYPLTYASVYDLVCRLRERTGIMFGPHTFRHSYATELLRRQVPVEVVAHLLGHASIATTSDAYAHLKVEDTRRALVAAGWLADRDGSW; from the coding sequence ATGCCGTTCGGCGACCGCGAATCGTGGACGCTGGTGGATCAGGATGCGGTGGTGGTGGAGCCGGTCGAGGCGTTCTTGTCGCATCTGCACGCGATCGAGCGCTCACCGAACACGGTCAAGGCCTATGCCCATGATCTGCGGGATTGGTTCGAGTTCCTCGATCGGGGCGGCCTGGTGTGGTCGCGGGTGCGACTGGAGGAGGTGGGCCGGTTCGTGGCGTGGCTGCGACTACCCGCGGCGGGGCGAGTGGGCAATGTGTCAGCGCTGCCGACGGCGGAGAGCATGTGCTCGGAGGCCACGGTGAACCGCAAGCTATCGGCAATCTCGGCGTTTTATGAATTCCATCAGCGCCACGGAGTGGACCTGGGTGATCTGTTGACGACCTGGCAGCGGCATAAGGGACATGGTGGATCGTGGCGACCACTGCTGGCGCACCTGGGATCTCGACCGGAGCGCAGCAGGCGGATCCGGTTACGGGCCCAGCGGCGCATCCCGGACACGCTGGACACGGAACTGGTCGCGGCGATCGTGGCGGCCTGTGATCGGCTGCGGGATCGGTTCCTGTTTTCTCTGCTGGCTGCATCCGGGCTGCGGGTTGGTGAGGCGTTGGGGTTGCGGCACAGCGACATCGATGCGGCTGCTCGGCTGGTGACGGTGGTGCCGAGGGTGAATACGAATCGTGCCCGAGCCAAGGGCGGGGGTCGCCAGGTGCCGGTGCCGGGCGCGGTGATCCGGCTGTATGCGGATTATCTGCATGGCGAGTACGGCGAGCTGGACAGCGATTACGTATTCGTCAACTTGTGGTCCGGTCCTATTGGGTATCCGTTGACGTATGCCAGCGTCTACGATTTGGTCTGCCGATTGCGGGAGCGGACCGGAATCATGTTCGGGCCGCATACTTTTCGCCACTCGTATGCGACAGAGTTGTTGCGCCGCCAGGTGCCGGTCGAGGTGGTGGCCCATCTGTTGGGGCACGCGTCGATCGCGACGACCAGTGACGCGTACGCGCATCTGAAGGTCGAGGACACCCGCCGCGCGTTGGTGGCCGCGGGGTGGCTGGCGGACCGGGATGGGTCGTGGTGA
- a CDS encoding tyrosine-type recombinase/integrase codes for MSVEVLAPPIEPGWVARLGAAVRAEFRVEVLVPAVADPILGSPACAVPGCVRSSRYAGLCPAHLGRWRKAGRPDDRRAWAATADPEVMGYRPLQSCLVPGCGFGQHRYRLCYTHSHAWDKAGRPVVDRWKPDVAGTPAAVCAIPGCMLWAELDAGWCHSHHRRWRLRGRPSAAEFIAYCASYGEDRFDLRPLRPQLRLEIGYALQCRVDLNRTRTTPRSIKPLLDHLSATGAESLLDRPLADWLAGLPAAASVNTPRAFLGYAIECVLDLRDGTGWDSEYQRDVWRLRRLGVSGHDGAKLDFTAVHPVWLRELAKRWCRWRMSCGVGLGQLRSDRLALVRLSQFMPGLASSSGPGALERAALEAYLARLAVEIPQPKTRSAEIGCVTGFLNAVRQHRWASLPAEAQLYPSDQPRRDETPAPRAIPEFVMGQLESPANLDRISDPRIRLLVEVLIRTGLRIGDATRLALDCLVRDPQGAVYLRYRNHKMRRDAVVPIDDELTAMIQTQQERTRQRFPTTAVLLPRSSANPDGRLPIPTVTFHLQLGQWLETCGVTDELGQPAHITAHQFRHTAATRWINHEVPQEVVRRLLDHTSHTMTAVYARLADTTIREQWERAQKINIHGEPVDITVDGPLADGEWMKQNLARAKIALPNGYCGLPLQKSCPHANACLTCPLFITTAEFLPQHRKQLDDTRTLISRAQTDGHTRLAEMNHTVETNLLTIIATLETDQRDCRCAAAGSETCCGKEPSDAP; via the coding sequence GTGAGCGTCGAGGTGCTGGCGCCGCCGATTGAGCCCGGCTGGGTTGCGCGTTTGGGCGCAGCGGTGCGTGCGGAGTTCCGGGTCGAGGTGCTGGTGCCCGCCGTCGCGGATCCGATTCTCGGGTCGCCGGCATGCGCGGTGCCCGGGTGTGTGCGTTCGAGTCGCTACGCCGGGCTCTGCCCGGCCCATCTGGGCCGGTGGAGAAAGGCGGGTCGCCCGGATGACCGACGGGCGTGGGCGGCGACCGCTGATCCAGAGGTGATGGGGTACCGGCCGCTGCAATCGTGCCTGGTGCCCGGTTGCGGCTTCGGGCAGCATCGGTATCGGTTGTGCTACACGCATTCCCACGCCTGGGACAAGGCCGGACGCCCAGTGGTGGATCGGTGGAAGCCGGACGTGGCCGGCACGCCGGCAGCGGTGTGCGCCATCCCGGGGTGCATGTTGTGGGCCGAACTGGACGCCGGGTGGTGTCATTCCCACCACCGGCGGTGGCGGCTGCGTGGTCGCCCGTCGGCGGCGGAGTTCATCGCCTACTGCGCCAGCTACGGCGAGGATCGCTTCGACTTGCGGCCGCTGCGGCCGCAGTTGCGGCTGGAGATCGGCTACGCGCTGCAATGCCGCGTCGACCTGAACCGAACCCGCACCACACCGCGATCGATCAAGCCGCTGCTGGACCACTTGTCGGCAACCGGGGCCGAGTCGCTGCTGGATCGTCCGCTGGCCGACTGGCTGGCCGGGCTGCCGGCCGCGGCGTCGGTCAACACCCCGCGCGCGTTCCTCGGTTACGCGATCGAGTGCGTGCTCGATTTGCGCGACGGGACCGGCTGGGACAGCGAATACCAGCGTGACGTGTGGCGGCTACGGCGGCTCGGTGTTTCCGGCCATGACGGGGCCAAACTGGATTTCACTGCGGTGCACCCAGTCTGGCTTCGAGAGCTGGCCAAACGATGGTGCCGGTGGCGCATGTCGTGCGGAGTCGGGCTGGGGCAGCTACGCAGTGATCGCCTCGCGCTCGTTCGTTTGTCGCAGTTCATGCCCGGACTAGCGAGCTCGTCGGGCCCGGGTGCGCTCGAGCGGGCAGCGCTGGAGGCCTACCTGGCTCGACTGGCCGTTGAGATCCCACAACCGAAGACCCGCAGCGCCGAGATCGGCTGTGTGACCGGGTTTCTGAATGCCGTTCGCCAGCACCGGTGGGCATCGCTGCCGGCCGAGGCGCAGCTGTATCCCAGCGACCAGCCCCGCCGTGACGAGACACCGGCACCGCGGGCGATTCCCGAGTTCGTCATGGGCCAGTTGGAAAGCCCGGCCAACCTCGACCGGATCAGCGACCCGCGGATCCGGCTGCTGGTGGAGGTCCTCATCCGCACCGGCCTGCGCATTGGCGACGCCACCCGGCTGGCGCTGGACTGTCTGGTTCGCGACCCGCAGGGCGCGGTCTATTTGCGCTACCGCAACCATAAGATGCGCCGCGACGCGGTGGTGCCCATCGACGACGAACTCACCGCCATGATCCAGACGCAGCAGGAGCGCACCCGGCAGCGGTTTCCAACCACCGCCGTGTTGCTGCCGCGCAGCAGCGCCAACCCCGACGGACGGCTGCCCATTCCCACCGTGACGTTCCACCTCCAGCTCGGGCAGTGGCTCGAAACATGTGGTGTCACAGATGAACTCGGTCAGCCAGCGCATATCACCGCTCATCAGTTCCGGCACACGGCGGCCACACGATGGATCAACCATGAGGTGCCGCAGGAAGTGGTCCGACGCCTGCTCGACCACACCAGCCACACCATGACCGCCGTGTATGCCCGATTGGCCGACACCACCATACGAGAGCAGTGGGAACGCGCCCAGAAGATCAACATCCACGGTGAGCCGGTCGACATCACCGTCGACGGGCCCCTCGCCGATGGCGAGTGGATGAAGCAGAACCTTGCACGCGCGAAAATAGCGCTGCCCAACGGCTATTGTGGTCTGCCACTACAGAAATCGTGCCCGCACGCCAACGCATGTTTGACTTGTCCGCTGTTCATCACGACCGCCGAATTCCTACCCCAACACCGCAAGCAGCTCGATGACACCCGCACGTTGATCTCGCGTGCTCAAACCGACGGCCACACCCGCCTGGCCGAGATGAACCACACCGTCGAAACCAACCTGCTTACCATCATCGCCACCCTCGAAACCGACCAACGCGACTGCCGGTGCGCTGCAGCGGGCAGCGAAACATGCTGCGGAAAGGAACCATCCGATGCGCCATGA
- a CDS encoding DUF6262 family protein, translating into MRHDNSHYLLAAAQRRRADTLQRARQALQELGETGQRRTITQIAALAGVSRSWLYAQPALRDQLRRLTAISETPEPAPPAPVERGSDASLRQRLTLAHERIRELDNENRQLRNQIALLHGQLRANRIADTHITDTVHDTNTQITPPNSRARPR; encoded by the coding sequence ATGCGCCATGACAACAGCCACTACCTCCTCGCCGCTGCCCAACGCCGCCGCGCCGACACCCTCCAACGCGCCCGGCAAGCCCTGCAGGAACTCGGCGAAACCGGCCAGCGGCGCACTATCACACAGATCGCCGCCCTCGCCGGCGTCTCCCGCTCATGGCTGTATGCCCAGCCCGCACTGCGCGACCAACTCCGCCGACTGACCGCCATATCGGAGACGCCCGAGCCGGCACCACCTGCCCCAGTCGAGCGCGGCTCCGACGCCTCCCTGCGCCAACGCCTCACCCTCGCACACGAACGCATCCGCGAACTCGACAACGAAAACCGTCAACTACGAAACCAGATCGCACTCCTGCACGGACAGCTCCGCGCCAACCGCATCGCCGACACCCACATCACGGACACCGTCCACGACACAAACACCCAGATCACGCCCCCAAACAGTCGAGCCCGCCCAAGATAA